The DNA sequence GCGCGGCAGCGAAGCGGCCCGACCAGATCGCACCCTCAATGTAACCCGAGAAGGCATCGGCGAGATCGGTTCCGGCAAAGCTTATGCGCCCAGATCCCTGCTGCAGGATGGCGACCGCATCCCGCGCCGCCGGATCGGTCACCACCGCACTGTAGCCGCCGAGCCCCAACGCATCGCTGCCCCAGTCGCGTTCAAGATAATCCAGCGGTGCCAACGCCTCCGGCCCGAAGGCGCGGGCCAGTTCTTCAAGCACAAGACTGCGGCGCCCGGCTTCCGTCCTGGCGCGGAACGCCGCGGCTGACGGGCCGCCCATGAAGCCCACCAGCATCGGCCGCGCCGGATCGTGGCTTGCATCGCCAAACCAGATCCCCGACGGTTCGGACCACTGGCACATTCCGCTCCAGCCCCGCTGGTTCCAGAACGCGCGCTCGTAGCGGATCAGGAACTTGACCACATCGCCGCGGGAAAAGGCGGAGCCGGCCTTGGCCGTGGCTGCCGGCAGTGGCGGATCAAAGCCGATCTCCGGCCAATGGATCGGAGAGATGGCCAGCACCATCTGGCGCGCGGCAATGCGACCGGTTGCGGTCTGGATGACAATTCCGCCATCGCTTTGCTCAATTGCACTGAGTTTTTGCGACAAACGGATATGGCCCTCAAGGCCGTCAGCCAAGGTCGCTGCGACGGCATGCATGGTTCCCTCGACAAAATGCTGCATTTCAGAGACTTCGCGCGGCCCGTTGCGATGCATCGCGATCAAGGTCCAGAGCGGCTGGCGGGCGGCCGCAATGCAGTTGGCGCATTCGGCAATCGAGACAAATGCAGTGCGGATTGCCGGATCGGGCGTGCGTTGCGCAATCCACCCGGCGACAGTGATATCGGCCATATCCGGGGTGAGCTCGACATGCCGGAGTTCATCGTAATAGATCTCGTTGGCCCGCGCGAAGGCTTCTGCCTCCGGATGCGGATGAGCCTGTTCCGGCACTGATGCGGCAGGCAGGGCTCGCGGCAAACCCCGCTCGGCCGGCGTAATCAGGCGACGGTTCTGGCGGCGGATCAGATCGAGGATCAACGGCATTTCGTCACAGACGAACTGACCACCGGTATCGATCTTTTCACCCAGGCCATTGAGCATGGCTTCGCTGCAGCCGCCGACCCGGTCGCGGGCCTCAAGAACAATCACGTGCCGCCCGGCCTTGATCAGTGTTTCCGCAGCACTCAAACCGGCAAAGCCCGCACCGGCCACCACAACATCACACGATTGCATCCGCATTCCCGTCTTCCATCTGCATTCTCTGTGCCTCGCTGACTTCAATCAGCCTGCACTCAATGCTTATTGTTTCAGCTGTTGGGCGATGCGCTGAGCCAGCCTGTCGGCGACCTCGGCCTTGGAAAGATCCGGCCAGTCCTCGACGCCTTCCTTCGAGACAATGCGAACGCGGTTGCGGTCGCCGCCCATGATGCCGGTGGCGGGGGAGACGTCGTTGGCGACGATGAAGTCGGCGCCCTTGCGGACGAGCTTGGCCTGGGCATTGGAGACCACATCGGCGGTTTCGGCGGCGAAGCCGACAACGAGGTGCGGACGCTCAGCGTGGTGGCCGATGGTCTTGAGGATGTCCGGGTTTTCTGTCAACTCCAGAGGCGCGGGGCCCTCGCCCGGCTTTTTCTTGATCTTTTCGCCCGAGGCTGCGGCAACGCGCCAATCGGCGACGGCGGCAACGAAGACGGCGATGTCGGCGGGCAAGGCTGAAGTGACAGCTTCAAGCATGTTGGCGGCGCTCTCGACGCGGATGACATTGACGCCGGCCGGATCAGGGATTGTCACCGGGCCGGAGACCAGCGTGACCTCGGCGCCGAGCCGGGCGAGGCTGGCGGCGATGGCGTGGCCCTGCTTGCCGGACGAGCGGTTGGCGATGTAGCGGACCGGGTCGATCGGCTCGTGGGTCGGGCCGGAGGTGACGATGGCGCGCTTGCCGGCGAGCGGCTTGGGACTGTTGTCGAGCAACGCCTCGATGCTGGCAACAATCTGCAGCGGTTCGGCCATGCGGCCCTCGCCGGCCTCATTGGATTCGGCCATTTCGCCGGCCATCGGGCCGATGAAACGGATGCCATCTTTCCGCAGCATCTCGACGTTGCGGCGGGTTGCCTTGTGCGCCCACATCGCCGGGTTCATCGCCGGCGCTATCAGCACCGACTGGTTGGTGGCGAGCAACACGGTGGAGGCGAGATCATTGGCAAGGCCATTGGCCATCCTGGCCATCAGATCGGCGGTGGCGGGGGCGACGCAGATGAGGCCGCAGTCGCGCGCCAGCCTTATATGGCCGACATCCTGCTCGTCCTCGCGGGAAAACAGATCGGTGTAGACGTGATCGGCGGCGAGTGCGCCGACGGCCAGCGGGGTGATAAATTCCTGCGCAGCGGCGGTCATCAGCGGTCGGACCTCAGCACCGCGCTCGCGCAGACGGCGGATCAGATCGAGAGATTTATAGGCGGCAATGCCGCCGGAGATAATCAGCAGGATACGTTTACCGGCAAGCGTCTGCTGGACGGGTTCACTTGGTGCTAACGATACAGGCGCGGCAACCGGCGGCGATGCTGCCGTGTCGGCAACTGTATCCAGCCCGGCGAGGATGAAGCGCATCTCCTCCTCCATCGAGCGGCCGTTTCTGGCGGCACGCTCGCGCAGCGCCTGCTTGGCCGACTCGTCGAGATTGCGGATTGTCAACGTTGCCATGAAAACTCCATTGCGCATCCATGCGCAGTTCCAACGCAGTGTATGCATTGCAATCATTGCAGTCAAACGAAGCTGTGACGGATAGGTTCGAGCGTCTGCCCGGGCGACTTGTCGCCACAGGAGCGTATCCCGAAGGGAAACGACAACCCGGCAGCGGGCCGGGTTGTCCAAGCCTCGTGCGGTCAGGCCGCCTTGAGGATCTCGATCATCTCGATTTCGAAAATCAGATCCTTGCCAGCCAGCGGATGGTTGGCATCGACGGTGATTTCCTGTTCGGCAACGGCGGTCACGATGAGTGTCATCTGCGCGCCCTCTGGCGTCTGGGCCTGCAACTGCATACCCTCCTGCGGCTCGATTTCCGGCGGCAGGGCTTCGCGCGGAACGCTCTGAACCTTCGCCGCATCGTGGGGACCGTAGGCCTCTTCGGCCGGAACGGTGACCGTCTGCTTGTCACCGACCTTCATGCCCTCGACTCCGCGGTCAAGACCGCTGATGATCTGGCCGGAACCCAACTGGAATTCAAGCGGCTCGCGTCCCTCGGAACTGTCGAACTTGGTGCCGTCTGTCAGTTTGCCGGTGTAGTTTATCCGTACGGTGTCGCCGGATTTGGCCTCGCTCATATGTATATCCAATGCTTGTGTATTTCCCGGGGCGTCCGTGGGTGTACGGATCTCGTGCGCGATGCGCTGCCGGGTTTCCTGCCCTGACGGCGGCTATGGTGCCGTCGGCGAATGTTGGTTCGGCGCTCTATGGCCCATCCAATGTCCCAGTTTGCGGGAAATGGACCGGAATTGCAAATCTGGCGACGCGCTCCGGAATCAACACCACGCCGGATTCAGGAGGTCGCCCCTTCACCTCAACCGCAACGCATGCGTCGCTTCGGGCTCATCGACCGGCTCAAACCCCAGCAATTCATAAAATCTTCGCGAGGCGGGCGTGGCGCGCAGGCGAATGCGAGAGAACAGGCTCGCGGTGCCGTCGAGCGTCCGGGCCACCAGTTCGCGGGCGATGCCGCGGTGTCGGTGGTCGAGGCTGACATAGATATGGCGGATACGACCGGCGTTCTCGGTGGTGTAAGGATCGCGGTTGAGACCACAAAAACCGATCAGCTTGCCGTCATCGAAGGCGCCGACCAGGCGCTCGCCGGGGCCGTCGAAACGGTTGGTGCCGGACTCCCAGTCATGGATCATGCGCTCCACATAGGCGTAGCCATCGCTCCAGGCTTCATCAGACAGGGGCTGAACGTCGTGGTCGTCGAGCGACACCTGGCGATAGGTGATCATTCCGCTACCATAGCGGATGAATCGCCAAAGCCCCCCATACTGATGCGGCAGCAATGATCCATAGCGCCACGCGGCCCGAACGGGTGTGGCGGGCTTCGGCCTTGCCGATGGCTTCCGAGGTGGCGGCATCAAAGCGCAGGCCGTTCTCCGCCATGTCGCCAACTTCAGTGGCGAAGCGTTCGGTGCGGGCAGCGAGATCGGGCAATTGCTCGGCCAGCTTCAGCGCCGCAATGGCGCCGGCCTTGATATCGACGGCGATGCGCTGGGGTCCGAGATTGTCGCGGATCCAGTCGCCGACCACCGGCTCGGCGGCCTTCCACATGTTGAATTTGGGATTGAGCGTGCGGGCAACACCCTCGACCACCACCATGGTCTTTTGCAGCATCACCAGTTCTGGACGGGTCTCCATGTCGAACAATTCGGTGACCTCGAACAGCAGCGTCAGCAATCTCGCCATCGAGATGGTTTCGGCAGGCTGGCCATGGATCGGCTCGCCGATGGCGCGGATGGCCTGGGCGAAGCTCGCCGGGTCGTGGCGGGCGCTGACATAACCGGCCTCGAAATGGACATCGGCGACGCGCTGGTAATCGCCGGTGATGAAGCCATAGAGGATTTCGGCGAGGAAACGGCGTTCCTTTTTGCCGAGCCGGCCGACAATGCCCATGTCGACGGCGACGATCATGCCTGCCGGGTCGACGAAGAGATTGCCCTGGTGCATATCGGCATGGAAAAAGCCGTCGCGCAACGTGTGACGCAGGAAGGACTGGATCAGCGTGTCGGCGATAAGATCGAGATCGTGGCCGGCCGCCTTGAGGCCTGCGACATCGCTCATCTTGACGCCGTCGATCCATTCCATGGTGACGCAATCGCGGCCAGTGCGTTCCCAGTCGACCGCGGGCACCCGGAAACCCGG is a window from the Hoeflea sp. IMCC20628 genome containing:
- a CDS encoding FAD-dependent oxidoreductase, with amino-acid sequence MRMQSCDVVVAGAGFAGLSAAETLIKAGRHVIVLEARDRVGGCSEAMLNGLGEKIDTGGQFVCDEMPLILDLIRRQNRRLITPAERGLPRALPAASVPEQAHPHPEAEAFARANEIYYDELRHVELTPDMADITVAGWIAQRTPDPAIRTAFVSIAECANCIAAARQPLWTLIAMHRNGPREVSEMQHFVEGTMHAVAATLADGLEGHIRLSQKLSAIEQSDGGIVIQTATGRIAARQMVLAISPIHWPEIGFDPPLPAATAKAGSAFSRGDVVKFLIRYERAFWNQRGWSGMCQWSEPSGIWFGDASHDPARPMLVGFMGGPSAAAFRARTEAGRRSLVLEELARAFGPEALAPLDYLERDWGSDALGLGGYSAVVTDPAARDAVAILQQGSGRISFAGTDLADAFSGYIEGAIWSGRFAAAQVLARLEGRTVSGSE
- the coaBC gene encoding bifunctional phosphopantothenoylcysteine decarboxylase/phosphopantothenate--cysteine ligase CoaBC, with protein sequence MATLTIRNLDESAKQALRERAARNGRSMEEEMRFILAGLDTVADTAASPPVAAPVSLAPSEPVQQTLAGKRILLIISGGIAAYKSLDLIRRLRERGAEVRPLMTAAAQEFITPLAVGALAADHVYTDLFSREDEQDVGHIRLARDCGLICVAPATADLMARMANGLANDLASTVLLATNQSVLIAPAMNPAMWAHKATRRNVEMLRKDGIRFIGPMAGEMAESNEAGEGRMAEPLQIVASIEALLDNSPKPLAGKRAIVTSGPTHEPIDPVRYIANRSSGKQGHAIAASLARLGAEVTLVSGPVTIPDPAGVNVIRVESAANMLEAVTSALPADIAVFVAAVADWRVAAASGEKIKKKPGEGPAPLELTENPDILKTIGHHAERPHLVVGFAAETADVVSNAQAKLVRKGADFIVANDVSPATGIMGGDRNRVRIVSKEGVEDWPDLSKAEVADRLAQRIAQQLKQ
- a CDS encoding peptidylprolyl isomerase; translated protein: MSEAKSGDTVRINYTGKLTDGTKFDSSEGREPLEFQLGSGQIISGLDRGVEGMKVGDKQTVTVPAEEAYGPHDAAKVQSVPREALPPEIEPQEGMQLQAQTPEGAQMTLIVTAVAEQEITVDANHPLAGKDLIFEIEMIEILKAA
- a CDS encoding GNAT family N-acetyltransferase; this translates as MITYRQVSLDDHDVQPLSDEAWSDGYAYVERMIHDWESGTNRFDGPGERLVGAFDDGKLIGFCGLNRDPYTTENAGRIRHIYVSLDHRHRGIARELVARTLDGTASLFSRIRLRATPASRRFYELLGFEPVDEPEATHALRLR
- the ubiB gene encoding 2-polyprenylphenol 6-hydroxylase; this translates as MASLGTYLRLMRAGFILVREGVVSSLPADELPGPLKFGHRVAGLLAKRQAKSAERTDRLARAVERLGPSWVKLGQFLATRPDVVGADIADDLSGLQDRMATFPEALARTAIEASLGRPISELYSRFDPPIAAASIAQVHPAEVTDETGARQVAVKVIRPGVRQRFKHDLEAFYLVSELQERYIPSSRRLRPVEITKTLEQTTRIEMDLRLEAAALSEMAENTKNDPGFRVPAVDWERTGRDCVTMEWIDGVKMSDVAGLKAAGHDLDLIADTLIQSFLRHTLRDGFFHADMHQGNLFVDPAGMIVAVDMGIVGRLGKKERRFLAEILYGFITGDYQRVADVHFEAGYVSARHDPASFAQAIRAIGEPIHGQPAETISMARLLTLLFEVTELFDMETRPELVMLQKTMVVVEGVARTLNPKFNMWKAAEPVVGDWIRDNLGPQRIAVDIKAGAIAALKLAEQLPDLAARTERFATEVGDMAENGLRFDAATSEAIGKAEARHTRSGRVALWIIAAASVWGALAIHPLW